Proteins encoded by one window of Cloeon dipterum chromosome 4, ieCloDipt1.1, whole genome shotgun sequence:
- the LOC135942418 gene encoding uncharacterized protein LOC135942418 translates to MRYEFPAFHPGFRLPREVAVLDGNVLLEVGSDGVHEKLHLPANSSVKKFKVFPSYQVDRVLIHYLIIDAKNNLYVVERDPKLKVVSTLNNVSEVQIRDSAGRAECRIKFGNKSWENLLFEPNGVKAVALSNDTGAVEAVSPALQGTLKKCETRLQLLEQALRQKKLLRAATILERDFTKHLKVSQVGCFYLHGRLVYTAKVVNQYDFPVEDLRLAAFSERNAALLQPLPLCTLRTKESALLMGICTSPFPPSSLSVQYKANDSQFHLPLVCPDTQNLHQQLKILGVEDCLKVLNFGSGHKLQVQWNNLSVDRLRTTLSLTNLLEDVTCSISSSASADLPGTIFVERRSKNSALVCYRGVSELEMLKRLLSRLPVSIGKIDDKGSEKRTIANDVALIKSKKQMCRKSIPLETYMKILQDLVHKMSAFQK, encoded by the exons ATGCGATACGAATTTCCAGCTTTTCATCCAG GTTTCCGGCTGCCGAGAGAGGTTGCCGTCTTGGACGGAAACGTGCTGCTTGAAGTCGGCTCGGACGGCGTACACGAAAAACTGCACCTGCCCGCCAACAGCTCGGTGAAGAAATTCAAGGTGTTTCCCTCGTACCAGGTGGACCGCGTGCTAATCCATTATCTGATTATCGacgctaaaaataatttgtatgtcGTCGAACGAGACCCCAAActgaag GTTGTTTCGACCCTGAATAACGTCTCTGAGGTTCAAATTCGTGACTCTGCCGGACGTGCCGAGTGTAGAATCAAGTTTGGGAACAAATCCTGGGAAAATCTGCTTTTTGAGCCGAATGGCGTGAAAGCCGTCGCTCTCTCGAACGACACCGGAGCTGTTGAAGCCGTTTCCCCAGCTTTGCAAGGCACCCTGaag AAGTGCGAAACGAGACTGCAGCTCCTGGAACAGGCGCTTAGACAGAAAAAACTGCTCAGGGCGGCCACGATTTTGGAGAGAGACTTCACGAAGCATTTAAAAGTCAGTCAGGTCGGCTGTTTTTACCTTCACGGAAGGTTGGTTTACACCGCGAAGGTCGTCAATCAATAcga ttttcctGTGGAGGACCTGAGGCTAGCGGCCTTTTCAGAGAGAAACGCGGCTCTGCTGCAGCCCCTGCCGCTCTGCACCCTGCGCACGAAGGAAAGCGCATTGTTGATGGGGATCTGCACCTCCCCTTTTCCGCCTAGCTCCCTCTCGGTGCAGTACAAAGCCAATGACTCGCAGTTCCACCTCCCGTTGGTCTGTCCGGACACGCAAAACCTCCACCAGCAACTCAAAATACTCG GTGTGGAGGACTGTCTGAAGGTTTTGAATTTTGGCAGTGGCCATAAACTGCAGGTGCAGTGGAACAACCTGTCGGTGGACCGGCTGCGGACGACGCTGTCCTTGACCAACCTCCTGGAGGACGTGACCTGTTCCATTTCCAGCTCTGCGAGTGCTGACCTTCCGGGAACAATTTTCGTAGAACGACGCAGCAAAAATTCAGCCCTAGTCTGCtacag ggGTGTGTCTGAACTGGAAATGCTGAAGCGGCTGTTGAGTCGATTGCCTGTTTCAATCGGGAAAATCGACGATAAGGGCTCCGAGAAGAGGACAATTGCCAACGACGTGGCGctgattaaaagcaaaaagcagaTGTGCAGGAAAAGCATTCCGCTGGAGACGTATATGAAAATCCTGCAAGATTTAGTCCACAAAATGTCTGCCTTTCAGAAGTGA
- the Dak1 gene encoding UMP-CMP kinase has protein sequence MTSKPGVVFVLGAPGSGKGTQCEKIVDKFGFVHLSAGDLLREERNTPGSQYGALIEGHITAGTIVPVEITCSLLEKAMLKSGADKFLIDGFPRNQNNLDGWNSAMGDKVKLLFVLFFECPQEVCTSRCLQRGAAGSGRSDDNPESLAKRFVTYINATMPIVEHYRALDLVRTVTADRPPDEVFVDVCKAFSE, from the exons ATGACGTCCAAGCCGGGAGTGGTGTTCGTGCTGGGTGCGCCGGGCTCCGGCAAGGGCACCCAGTGCGAAAAGATCGTCGACAAGTTCGGCTTCGTGCACTTGTCGGCCGGCGACCTGCTGCGCGAGGAGCGCAACACGCCCGGCTCGCAGTACGGCGCCCTGATCGAGGGCCACATCACCGCCGGCACCATCGTGCCCGTCGAGATCACCTGCAGCCTGCTCGAGAAGGCCATGCTCAAGTCCGGCGCAGACAAGTTCCTCATCGACGGCTTCCCCCGCAACCAG AACAACCTTGACGGCTGGAACAGCGCGATGGGCGACAAAGTGAAGCTGCTGTTCGTGCTGTTCTTCGAGTGTCCGCAGGAGGTGTGCACGTCCCGGTGTCTGCAGCGCGGCGCCGCCGGCAGCGGCCGCTCGGACGACAACCCCGAGAGCTTGGCCAAGCGTTTCGTGACCTACATCAACGCCACGATGCCCATCGTGGAGCACTACCGCGCCCTCGACCTCGTGCGCACCGTCACCGCTGACAGACCGCCCGACGAGGTCTTCGTCGACGTCTGCAAAGCATTTTCCGAGTAG